The segment gttatgAAGCAGGATCAGGATGGTTAGCTGCTACTTTAATACTTTGGTCAAGGTTGAGAGTTAATTCAGAGAAAGTATTGGAGTCAGCTGCCAGATTTGGTTTTGGAACATTTAATTTGAGAAATGGATAGGTGTGATACCTCAGGATTTGTAAGCGGAGGTGGAGATGCTTATAAGGTCTTCTAACTCTTAGTACTACTACTGCTGCTGTGGCTTTTTCTCCTCGAACCCCCGGAAGTTTGTGCTCTTTCTCTTGAACAGTTTTCATCTTTTTAGTTGTGACCATGCATGCCAGATTCCAAAACACTGCCTTTGCTTCTAAGTCTTCACCCAATTCTTTTAAGATCTTGGGCCGTTCCCTTCAAGTCCAAGAATCAGAGGCCGCCGCTGATACTACTCTGCGTCTTGATTCCCTTTCCTCTCCACTTTCCAACTCAATTGGTACTAAAAGAAAATGGAAGGATCAAGAAGCTGATCCTTTACTCTCCTTGAGGCTCGGTCACTCTTCAAGCTCTTCTGATAGCAAAGGGAGTTCGGCAACTGCTTCCATGAGTTTATCTTCTGCCAAAGAGATCGAGGAAGCCTCCTCCATGGATCTTGACCTCGACTTTACCCTCCATCTTGGCAAAGAGAAACCTGCCTCCAACCATAAACCAGCTAATCTGAAAATGAAAGAGTTGCAGGTCCCCTCCCCAGAATTTGATCTGGAGTTGAGTCTTTCCTGTCAATCTGAGATCACTGCGGTCCAGCAGCAGGCGAACCAGTTTCCAACTCTTGGGGACATGCTTCGTGCAACTAATGAAGGATCCACGTCACGTGGCTGGAGACCAGGGTTTGCATCATCACCTGCATTGCAAGCTTTATCAAGCAAAGAAACAAGCTCCTTCTTAGCTCATGCTCCTAAGAAGATAATCATTCCTTCTGCTCCTCATGTTCTGGACCTGTCATCTAGCtcggcaacaacaacaactacaaCAACACCAATAAGTTCCGGTACATGTACTTCCGTTTTATCTCAGCAGTTGAAGCCACAGCATAAGAGTTCTTCTAGTTCCAAGCTATGTCAAGTTGAAGGATGTCAAAAGGGCGCAAGAGGCGCGTCTGGCCGTTGCATTTCCCACGGTGGTGGACGTAGATGCCAGAGACATGGTTGCCACAAAGGCGCTGAAGGTCGAACTGTCTACTGTAAAGCTCACGGAGGTGGCCGAAGATGTGAGTTTCTCGGATGCACCAAAAGCGCTGAAGGCCGTACTGACTTCTGTATAGCTCATGGAGGTGGGCGAAGATGCAGCCATGAAGATTGCACACGAGCTGCTAGAGGAAGGTCAGGGCTCTGTATCAGGCACGGTGGAGGAAAGAGATGCCAAAGAGAGAACTGCACAAAGAGCGCTGAAGGGCTTTCGGGACTCTGCATCTCTCACGGAGGTGGTCGTCGATGCCAGTCCAACGGATGCACGAAAGGAGCGCAAGGGAGCACTATGTTCTGCAAAGCACACGGTGGTGGTAAACGGTGCACGCACCCGGGTTGCACCAAAGGCGCGGAGGGAAGCACGCCGTTCTGTAAAGGACATGGTGGAGGTAAAAGATGTGCCTTTCAAGAGGGTCATCCTTGCTCAAAGAGTGTTCATGGAGGTACTAATTTCTGCGTGGCTCACGGCGGTGGTAAGAGATGTGCGGTTCCTGAGTGCACTAAGAGCGCTAGAGGAAGGACTGATTTTTGCGTCAGGCACGGTGGAGGGAAGAGGTGCAAGTCTGAAGGATGTGGGAAAAGCGCGCAGGGTAGTACTGACTTTTGCAAGGCGCATGGAGGAGGGAAGCGTTGTGCGTGGGGTCATCCCGAGACTGAGTATGCGGGTCAATCTTCTTCTGGTCCTTGTACCTCGTTTGCTAGAGGTAAGACTGGTCTTTGTGCACTCCATACCAGTCTGGTTGAGGATAACCGGGTTCACGGAGGAATGACTGTGACTTCAGAGAGCCAAGAACCGAGAGTAAGCAGCAGCGAGGAAGAGTTTAGTGGTTCTCAAGACATGAACATGGATAGGATGAAAGCGAGAAGCGCTGTTGGATCTCCAGAGACTGATATTGATCTCAATGAGAATGAAACAGGACCGGGCTTGGCTCCAGAAGGAAGAGTCCATGGTGGAAGTTTGATAATGGCGATGTTGGCTGGTAGAGAGGGTGGCTCTGGCTCTGGCTCAAGCAACCTGCCTAAAAGGTGGGTGTAAAGTTAATAATTGTCTTCAGTTTGCTTCCAGTCTTTAATTCTGCACGTGTGGAGTAGTATGTTGGCACGTGAGAGTGAAGTGAAAGTGTTACGGAGTCTTGTGTTTGTTCTTGTTTAGGTTTGTGTTTAGAGAGTACAAAAGGGATCAAAGTCTCTATTCTGTGTCTTATTTTCCTGTAGATATTGAATTTATGGGTTCAAGCAACGTTATTGTGAATTGTCAAAACAGTCTTatcttatgatgatgatgatgatgagaataAAAGTCATGTCTTTGTTTGCAGATTGCAAGTTTAATTGCTTCTTTATTTGTGTTAAGATCATGTTAATGTTTACTCTCCTTGTCTAACCAATTTAAACAACTAATAGGTGCATATTGAGTTATGAACAAAATATCATACATAAATGATCAGATtaggagatttttttttatcaaagaggAGATTTATATATTAGATAAAGATATATTAAGAATTTAAGAGCTCAGATCATCTATATATGATCCATGGTTTCGAGAAAACATCCCCACATTGATCTTGCTTTATTCGGAAACTCAAGCTCCACCTTGTAAACTCGTTTCAGTGACATCTCTTCTTTGATGCTTTGTCTTTGTTACTAGCTTATATGATTGTCAGCTCTGTAAATAGTTTTCTTCTCACTCTATTGCATGTTTATACAAGACAAATGTATttctttttttgacaacatAAGACGACTGTTTAGGAGATATATTGCATTAGTTAATACTTTATTAGCAAATTACCCAATATTTTTTATGAATCGaccaaattatatattaacatCTCTGATCTCTCTTCATGATGTTTTGTCTTTGCTACTAGCTTATATGATTGTGAGCTTtgtaaataattagaaaaatggcatataaatatatggaaggtacaaaaataaaaataaacaaatgtcagaagtgggatttgaacccacgccctCTCTCGAAGACCAGAACTTGAGTCTGGCGCCTTAGACCACTCGGCCATCCTGACTTTTGTTTTAGTAGCACATTCTTAAATAAATATCgtataatatacaaatattttatcaaagagaaaaagatcggctcttttaaaatataaagccTACATATATACGATTACTTCAAATGGGTTAGTTAGATTTCTCTTTTGAGACCATTTGTAAAGTCGATTAATTACAACGCGCATACAAAGGCACGTCGCACCCACTCCTCCAAATATAAACAACACAAGTTCACGCGATATATTTGGGTGCGTGGCGATAAGATGATGGTTCAGACATGCTGCGAAGATAGGAGAAGCCATACCTTTCGATCTAAGCCGTCAAAGTATCCCCTTACGTGGATCCTATTTTGTAATCCAAATAAACCATGCCTTCCAGATCTAACAGTCATGCTTTCTACTAGTTTCTGACTTTCTGTgccttcttttattttatttcatttccaGTTTCAATTGATTTCTCTATCGTTTTTGGGGTACAAATCTAGTTTAGATATATACCCATAAACTATTCAATCATTAGAAATAAATCATAATCTCATTTTACCGCGCCTAATTTTACAGCAtttgaacaaaatattttcactTTTTATCTTCTAATATCATTAGTTTGACATGCAGTTCTAGAATTGCAAAACTGAGGTATATTTTACTGAAACAGTATACATTTGTCCGGACTGAAATGTCAATTTTAGAAATACCGAGGAATAAGTTGAAAGAGCAACAGAATTAAAGGGTATTAAAGTAAGAAGCGGCAAAATCGAATTAAAAACTGCCAAAACCGAACCCGCTAGCCGTTGATTTTACGACACGCAAGCAAAGTCCCGTAATGAGTCATCAGTTTTCATGTGTATGTATGAAGTAGTGTATACACTCATCTCATAAAATACACACATCTCTTGattaaaaaaacagagaagCGATTCCAACAAACAAATCTGTAAGAAAACCCTCTAAATCTCTTATTCGCCGCCGTCTCCGCCTCATTTCTACCGCCTGTGATGACGTGCACAGTAGATCCGGTTTTAACATTGGTTTCTGTGATTTTCAGACAGTTTGAAGCGGTTTATGTTTCGTGAGAAAGTAAAAGAAAGAAACTGCTGAAGAAAATACCTTACGACACCTTAAACAACAaggttattttttttcttgttaaataATTCAAACTACTTGGAAAGTTTGTGTGCGTTCTAGGTTTGGATGttattatatgatttaattattgttaCACTTAGTATTTTTCGTATagatcttaatatatatatatgatattactAATACTATGTTGTTAGTTTCGTTCTGGAAGAACAATGGATAGCAAGCAGATGTTATTATCGGCGCTCGGCGTGGGCGTTGGAGTCGGTGTCGGTTTGGGCCTTGCTTCAGGCCAGGCCGTCGGAAAATGGGCCACCGGTAATTCGACGTCAAGTAACGCCGTTACGGCGGAtaagatggagaaggagataCTCCGTCAAGTTGTCGACGGTAGAGAAAGTAAAATTACTTTCGATGAGTTTCCTTATTATCTCAGGtaaatttataaactattttaattcattttctGATAAATAGTCGAAACTTTTCCGAACTTCAAGACGATAATACAACTATAGAGATGAtactaaagtaaataaaaaagagtCATGAcaggttttttattttttaaagtattaAAATTAGATTATTATCAATAAAAACGGATAAGATATTTGATGGAGTGATAGAAATAAAAGTGAAGGCATGTGAGTTTCTGTTTATGTACGGCGGGGATGGTCTCATTGTCTTCTTGTTCTGGCACGTGGCACAAACAGTCAGATCCTGTGATCTTTTACTCCCTAGATGTTTGGAATTATTCCGTTCATCAATGTTGATGCAGTGAACAGACGCGAGTGCTTCTAACAAGTGCAGCTTATGTCCACTTGAAACACTTTGATGCTTCAAAGTATACCAGAAACTTGTCTCCCGCGAGCCGAGCCATTCTCTTGTCCGGCCCTGCCGGTTAGATTCTGATGATTCGATCTCAATATGCCGTTCTTGAACCCATTTGGTCATGTTTTGATTGGTAACCCGTTTCTTTGCAGAGCTTTACCAACAAATGCTAGCCAAAGCCCTAGCGCATTTCTTTGACGCCAAGTTACTTCTTCTAGACGTTAATGATTTTGCGCTAAAGGTACCTTAAACCCTTAACCAATAATCTGTTTGTTTATGTGAGTTTTCTATGTTGTGAACCTTAAATCTACTTTTTTATTGTGTGTGTTTCCAGATTCAGAGCAAGTATGGCAGCGGAAATACAGAATCATCGGTAAGCGGTTTACTGATTTGGTTTACATATAGTGTTTCTGGTTTCTTGCATATGATCTAAATTGGAAAATTCATTATTTTAGTCGTTTAAGAGATCCCCATCAGAATCTGCTTTAGAGCAACTATCAGGACTGTTTAGTTCCTTCTCCATCCTCCCTCAGCGAGAAGAGCCCAAAGGTAAATGTCTAAACCGACTCTGCTTAACCTGTCTAATGGACCTGGTGTTTAATGAACCTTACTATATATCGAAGCGTAATTGACATTGTTCATTGATGACTCTGTTTAGCTGGTGGTACCTTGAGGAGGCAAAGCAGTGGTATGGATATTAAATCAAGGTAATGTTTGTGCCCTCTACTTCAAATTTTCAAGGAACGTTACTATATTTGTTAACAATCAAAACTTATGTGGAAGTGTATCGTTTAACGTGTGATCCATGATCAATATACAGCCCAATGGAAGGCTCTAGTAATCCTTCAAAGCTTCGTCGAAACTCTTCAGCAGCTAATATAAGCAACCTTGCCTCTTCATCAAACTCAGGTCTCATCAATGacactaaatttttttagtCTAATATTTATTCCGGCACGTAGACTAATAATATATGATTCCATTTCTCAGCGCCTCTGAAGCGTACTAGTAGCTGGTCCTTCGACGAAAAGCTTCTAATCCAGTCTTTATACAAGGTAACGTATTATAAACTATGCATTTAGGTTGTTATGAGTATTGTTTATAACATGTTGCAACTACCAATTTAAATGCAGGTCTTGACCTATGTCTCCAAGGCGAATCCCATTGTGTTATATCTTCGAGACATAGAGAACCTTCTGTTCCGCTCTCAGAGAACGTACAACCTGTTCCAAAAGCTTCTCCAGAAACTCAGCGGACCGGTTCTCATTCTCGGTTCGAGAATCGTGGACTTGTCCAGCGAAGACGCTCACGAAATCGACGAGAAGCTCTCTGCTGTTTTCCCTTATAACATTGACATAAGACCTCCTGACGATGAAACCCATCTCGTTAGCTGGAAATCTCAGCTTGAGCGCGACATGAACATGATCCAAACTCAGGACAATAGGAACCATATCATGGAGGTTTTGTCTGAGAATGATCTTATATGCGACGACCTCGAATCAATCTCTTTTGAGGACACGAAGGTTTTGAGCAATTACATCGAAGAGATTGTCGTCTCTGCTCTCTCGTACCATCTGATGAACAATAAAGATCCTGAGTACAGAAATGGAAAGCTCGTTATTTCTTCCACaaggttttaaaagaaaacccTAACTTGTATTAGAAGCAAACCTCAATGCACATAATGTtaccaatatattttttatttcgaGGTTAGTTTGTCGCATGGATTCAGCCTCTTCAGAGAAGGTAAAGCAAGTGGTCGTGAGAAGCTGAAGCAAAACGTTAAGGAAGACACATCCAAGGTGTCTCTCTCTATGCTCTATTTTTaactgaaaagtgaaaacagaGGATTCTGACATGAACAGAGTAGAACCAATAGCTTGTCTGTTTCTTAACTGTTTTAGGAACCAAAAGCTGAATTAGCGGCTGCTGTTAAACCGGATAGCAAACCAGAGAGCGTCATCGCCGCAAGCAGCAGCAAGACCGAACCGGAGAAGGAAGCTAAATCTGAGAAAGCAGCAACTCCCAAAGCTCCGGTATGTTTGATCTAATCTATTATTTTCCGGTTTGTGCCCGGTTGGGCCCTTAttcttgatttaaaaaaaaaatacattcaaaaaaaaaatctattattttCCGGTTTGTACCTGGTTGGGCCCTTattcttaatttaaaaaaaaaatcactcaaaaaaaaaatatattattttcctaCTTGGTTCAAATCTTTGTCAATGATGTTAACCATATGGAACAGGAAGTTGCGCCGGATAACGAGTTCGAGAAACGGATAAGACCAGAAGTAATCCCAGCAGAAGAAATCAACGTGACATTCGAAGACATCGGTGCACTCGACGACATAAAAGAATCACTACAAGAGCTTGTAATGCTTCCTCTCCGCAGACCAGATCTCTTCACAGGAGGTCTCTTAAAGCCCTGCAGGGGAATCCTGCTCTTCGGTCCGCCTGGGACCGGTAAAACAATGCTGGCTAAAGCCATAGCGAGAGAGGCGGGAGCCAGTTTCATAAACGTTTCCATGTCGACCATAACTTCGAAATGGTTTGGAGAAGACGAGAAGAATGTTAGGGCCTTGTTCACTCTGGCTTCGAAAGTGTCGCCCACGATTATATTCGTGGACGAAGTTGATAGTATGTTGGGACAGAGAACGAGAGTTGGAGAACATGAAGCTATGAGAAAGATTAAGAATGAGTTTATGAGTCATTGGGATGGGTTGATGACTAAACCTGGTGAGCGTATCTTAGTCCTTGCTGCTACTAATCGACCTTTTGATCTAGACGAGGCCATTATCAGACGGTTTGAACGAAGGTACCCTCAAGCTACCTACTTTTTGTGTACCCTTTTACATTTAAACTAATGATAGGGTTTTGGTTTAGATTTTTGATTCATCGGTTTATTTTGATTTGGTAGGGGTTTAGATTGGTTTAGTTAGTTTATTATTTTTCCTTCCATAGGATTTTGGTGGGACTACCAGGTGTAGAGAACAGAGAGAAGATACTAAAGACATTGTTGGCAAAAGAGGAAGTGGATGAAAACTTGGATTACAAGGAACTTTCAATGATGACAGAAGGTTACACAGGAAGCGACCTCAAGGttcgatttttttctttttgaattcatcccttttttttttttgcacattTTGAATTCAtcctaaaataaaaaagaaatgatCTTTCCTGACCGTTGATTTACCTAAACAGAATCTGTGCACAACTGCTGCGTATAGGCCAGTGAGAGAACTTATACAGCAAGAGAGGATCAAAGATACTGTAAGAAATCATATTATTCTAGGGTTCTTtctctcaattttttttgtttgatttttttgttatacgtaattaattttttaaaaggagaagaagaaacagagagagGCTACAAAGACAAGTGAAGATGATGAAGGGAAAGAAGAGAGAATTATCACACTACGTCCGTTGAACAGACAAGATTTTAAAGAAGCCAAGAATCAGGTTTGAAAGAGACTGAAGCACATTTGTTCTggcatttattatatatttggaaAATAGCGTTCAAGTTCTAAAACGTTTTGAAATTGAAAACGCAGGTGGCAGCGAGTTTTGCGGCAGAGGGAGCTGGAATGGGAGAACTGAAGCAGTGGAATGAGTTGTATGGAGAAGGAGGATCCAGGAAGAAAGAACAACTCACTTACTTcttgtgatgatgatgatgatgatgaatcaaATGAATAAAGACACGGTACTATGTTGGATGTGAACTCAGTTTGGTAATGTAATAATATTATGATGACCTTTTTCATGGTTTAATAATAAGAGAGGAAAAacgataatatttaattatcttGATCCCTAACATGTATTCcggaaaaataaattatattaggtTACTCGATTATATAtccaggtctggggttcaaatTTCAgactatataatttatttgcagattacaggaaattcAGGTTTCAAGTCTCAAAAAGAatgatttattaaacaattgtGCAGACTacgaaaaaaaacttacaagagATCTTTAACACGGTGCAAATAAATCTAGTCTGGAGTGAattttcataggacggctcGGGTGATGCAGTTAaacgtaggtcttcataaggcagatAGTATTATCAGTTGTCAagtcgtctatgtaatctttctcatatcataattgtaagatcataataaatcagcgttaaaaaaagattatatacaaattatatatatgcttAATAATACATCATAAATAAACACTAAGACTACCGGATGGTTTCCTCTACTATGGgtagaaataataattttaacaaaatattttatttttattatacttagtgtaaaaaaaattcaaatttctgacacaattCGGTTAATTAGAAAACTAACTTGTTTATTCGAGAATACttctaaaaaaatctttttctgatatttttagaataaaaaggaataaaaataagccaatatttacaaaaaaaaacctaaatggTAGACTTCGTAGAAGTATTTTACCGGAAGAAGTCTTCTTAAAAAAGATTTATGTGAAAGTATTCTAGGTCAAtgttaaataaaatttcattttatatacaGTTAAgagactttttaatatttttttgttaattcatcTTAAAAAAGATTTATGTGAAAGTATTCTAGGTCAAtgttaaataaaatttcattttatatacaGTTAAgagactttttaatatttttttgttaattcatgtatattagtcaAAATTTGGGCTATTCAATTAAATTGATAACTTAATTAGTGATAATTGTAGAGAGACCGTATGAGTTTATTTACgttgatgataaaaaaaaatggtgaCAATTGTGAGGATTCCaacattcatgtttattaatgtttttacCTATTGAGATCATGCTTTTAAGACCCAAAAGTATTATACATTagtttttgtataatttttatttttaacagtGCTGAATAATTtcaagatatattttttaattttcaaaagtgtTATGTAGTTTCAAAAATATCAAGTCATGTGGTTTAATGTGTCTTTTTAGATCGTAAGATATACCTTTGAACTTTCATAAgatttaaattttcaattttcacttAAAAGTTAACTTTTCagcttaaattttaattttccgtttaaattttttgcatATTTTAAATTCCCGTAAAGTTTCCTACTTAAAATTTAGATCTTTTGAGAAGACTTCCCGGAAAACTTCCTAAAAGACATCTAGTGAAAGTGTTATATGTTTGAACTTATGTGATGTTAGATCTTTAATTTGTGAATATGACTATGTTTTTTAGAAGTCTTATTAGTGGAAGAAATATGTGTATCATCCCAAAGACACATGCAATGAGAATAATGGGGTTTCATCTATTTAACTTTTTTCTATAAGATACCTACTAAAATAATTGTCTGGATTAAAAAAGCTTTTAGATTTAGAAATACAATCTTGGCCATTTTGCTTATGCAGTTGAGGAAGTAACAATACTGAACCTCTCCAGGCTTAACAAGGCTACACACTTTACCACTGGTCAGATCATTTGTTAATAGTTTGGGAGATCGGCATGGAAAATTAATCCAGGAGAAAAAAAATGCTGGCAAAGGTTTGGAGTTATGTGATTTCTCTTCCTTACAGTGTAGAATTCTTTCATCGAAAGCAACATATTTTACGCAGCAGGGGAATTTCCcatacttttgtttttttttcagcgAGTTTTTACTTTCATCTTTAACATCGTATAATAACTTTCAATGAGTCGAAACTTTGGTTATTTCGGTAAAATGTTCAAAGTGCTTAGCTGATCTTAAGCATATGAGTCCCAAAATTCAATTTTATCACATGTAGGCTGTCAATGTGGAAAGAGagattttcatgtttaccactttgtTGGTACTATTACTCATGTTTATCAttactaaagagacattttcaaaaatacattcttcataaagaaataaaagactcttatacttttgttctctatatatataacaaatattttttttaataaataaataaaaaaatttatgttttcgaattataatttttctaattcaattttttttttaaaaaatttaactttttttcgaatttattttttcaaacttTATTTTTGGAAGTCGAATTTATTttctgaaactattttttaattttttttaattatttttaagtatttttattagaatcctaaactTCACATTCTAAAAatcctaccccacccctcaactcttaACCTTTAAGTGTAGATTAATTAAAGCTagcgttataattttttttttcctttttaaaattaatagtaaaagtggttagtgtaaacatgaaaagtgatattatgaatgtggtatttttaataattttccatGTGGAAATTGTTATGTTTactcaaaataatatttatactgtgtaaaatttctaaatataataCTAGGCTAACCAAGTTATGTGGATCAGATCATCCAATGTAAAACTACATAATTACAAATATCATGATTTATTTTGGATACCTGAAGTAATCAATATGGTTAACAAAAGTAAAATTTGTGCAAGGAACTTAATTGTCCActcatctactctattaaaatatagtcctattttttatctaccatacacAAATCTATGTTAGACCATTCATTAGAAATTTAACTAAACATGctaaaattactcatatataatattcttctaacaaaaaaatatacatctaaacattaacatttctaagaaaaaagaaatatattgtCATTGGGTAATTATCATTTGActgtttatcatatttaatatagatcatatttaatatatttcagtaactaattttgaaattaaatagtatagcctaattctttttaaattatcaaattaattttttatataaaacaaaataaataatattttattggttgtaacattttatgtttgatattttagtataaataaaaacattaaactgaaatataatatattaaataaaataatattttaaaatataaaaaaaaattaatttattcacataaaaacatttcgagaataaaattttctaaacaaagaagctaataattttttttattaattcatataaaattaatatttaaattaaactattaatattgatgttgcattttaaataaataaacaaaaatacttcattaatatatgatttgtacaatatcatcaaacaaatttcaacaaataaatttttttaaaataaaaattatatacataaaattgatattaaatatatttctttataacatattttatattttaaaagttaatttaaaaatataaatatatctgcACGGATGTGCGGGTTAATATCTAGTCTTTTATTAAAGTAGAGTCAGTATGGTTAGTTTAGATATCCAAAATATATGCACCTTACCTCTAcacaatatcttttttttttttttttttttgatcaacacacacacaatatctttaaaacaaacaaaaacatattttttttaaaaaagaacaaaaataaactgaGAAAAATAAAGTGCATGCATCATATCAAACATTATTGATTTATTTCCTGAAGTAAATTAatgatcaaatttttttaacactCTCCGCAGTCACATTGGTGATTAGTacatttttgaaatttgcaCGAATCAAAACAACTATTTTTGCAATCACTATTTTTAaagcaactcccaaaatattgATTTGGTTGGGCCAGCTTTGGTTGACATGATGCTCGAGCACAATCTTGCACATATCGTCCAGGTTTCATTAGTTCCCTTGCGTTTGATATACAGACACCTATAAAACAGAATTTAGTATATGCACTTTCATTCCAAATATCAAACTAGTTAGGCAtcacacatacatatatatacatagagagagagagaaacaaacaTGAAAGGAGTGCGACCTGAACAATAAGCAATGTTGTCTTTGATACTGTCATGTCTTTTACAGTTTGTACTCGATGTATATGTTTTATGATTGTGCTTTGAGATTTTTTATATGTCTTAGTGtctatttatataatgttaCGAGGCATAGAAATGGTAGGTAACATATAAAATTTCTTCTCTGAGTAGTAAGTTGTAGCCAATACATGAacaatgagaagaagaagaataacatGAATCAAAGGAAATGGAAAGGAACAAAACAAGAATAAAATCCACAGGATAGAGTCAAATCTACACAAAAATCAACCATTTCCACAAATtgtacaattttttaaaaagccAGTTTAATTATGTCTCTAAATTTtgtgataaatattttttttatatatatttaagtaaaaaaaaagagtgaagaaGAGATAAATAATACCAAATGttaattagtaatttttttgaccaaaaaaaaaaattagtaatccaaattaaaattaagttaaaataaacaatttcttctattatatataaaaacatacttCCAACCcgatttttttgttgaaatatattgcatcaattaaatttatttattt is part of the Brassica rapa cultivar Chiifu-401-42 chromosome A09, CAAS_Brap_v3.01, whole genome shotgun sequence genome and harbors:
- the LOC103838138 gene encoding uncharacterized protein LOC103838138 produces the protein MHARFQNTAFASKSSPNSFKILGRSLQVQESEAAADTTLRLDSLSSPLSNSIGTKRKWKDQEADPLLSLRLGHSSSSSDSKGSSATASMSLSSAKEIEEASSMDLDLDFTLHLGKEKPASNHKPANLKMKELQVPSPEFDLELSLSCQSEITAVQQQANQFPTLGDMLRATNEGSTSRGWRPGFASSPALQALSSKETSSFLAHAPKKIIIPSAPHVLDLSSSSATTTTTTTPISSGTCTSVLSQQLKPQHKSSSSSKLCQVEGCQKGARGASGRCISHGGGRRCQRHGCHKGAEGRTVYCKAHGGGRRCEFLGCTKSAEGRTDFCIAHGGGRRCSHEDCTRAARGRSGLCIRHGGGKRCQRENCTKSAEGLSGLCISHGGGRRCQSNGCTKGAQGSTMFCKAHGGGKRCTHPGCTKGAEGSTPFCKGHGGGKRCAFQEGHPCSKSVHGGTNFCVAHGGGKRCAVPECTKSARGRTDFCVRHGGGKRCKSEGCGKSAQGSTDFCKAHGGGKRCAWGHPETEYAGQSSSGPCTSFARGKTGLCALHTSLVEDNRVHGGMTVTSESQEPRVSSSEEEFSGSQDMNMDRMKARSAVGSPETDIDLNENETGPGLAPEGRVHGGSLIMAMLAGREGGSGSGSSNLPKRWV
- the LOC103838137 gene encoding putative cell division cycle ATPase, producing the protein MDSKQMLLSALGVGVGVGVGLGLASGQAVGKWATGNSTSSNAVTADKMEKEILRQVVDGRESKITFDEFPYYLSEQTRVLLTSAAYVHLKHFDASKYTRNLSPASRAILLSGPAELYQQMLAKALAHFFDAKLLLLDVNDFALKIQSKYGSGNTESSSFKRSPSESALEQLSGLFSSFSILPQREEPKAGGTLRRQSSGMDIKSSPMEGSSNPSKLRRNSSAANISNLASSSNSAPLKRTSSWSFDEKLLIQSLYKVLTYVSKANPIVLYLRDIENLLFRSQRTYNLFQKLLQKLSGPVLILGSRIVDLSSEDAHEIDEKLSAVFPYNIDIRPPDDETHLVSWKSQLERDMNMIQTQDNRNHIMEVLSENDLICDDLESISFEDTKVLSNYIEEIVVSALSYHLMNNKDPEYRNGKLVISSTSLSHGFSLFREGKASGREKLKQNVKEDTSKEPKAELAAAVKPDSKPESVIAASSSKTEPEKEAKSEKAATPKAPEVAPDNEFEKRIRPEVIPAEEINVTFEDIGALDDIKESLQELVMLPLRRPDLFTGGLLKPCRGILLFGPPGTGKTMLAKAIAREAGASFINVSMSTITSKWFGEDEKNVRALFTLASKVSPTIIFVDEVDSMLGQRTRVGEHEAMRKIKNEFMSHWDGLMTKPGERILVLAATNRPFDLDEAIIRRFERRILVGLPGVENREKILKTLLAKEEVDENLDYKELSMMTEGYTGSDLKNLCTTAAYRPVRELIQQERIKDTEKKKQREATKTSEDDEGKEERIITLRPLNRQDFKEAKNQVAASFAAEGAGMGELKQWNELYGEGGSRKKEQLTYFL
- the LOC103838136 gene encoding defensin-like protein 269; amino-acid sequence: MTVSKTTLLIVQVALLSCVCISNARELMKPGRYVQDCARASCQPKLAQPNQYFGSCFKNSDCKNSCFDSCKFQKCTNHQCDCGEC